The genomic window AGCTGCGCGCCCGGGGACCAGCGGGGGCGCTCGGCGAGCATCCCCGGGACCTTGGCCTCGAGGTCGCCGAGGCTCCCGGCCAGCATGCGCACCGGCCCGGCGCCGTCCGCCTGCGTCGGGTGCTGCACGTGCGGCAGCCACTTCGCCCACTCCCAGTCGCTGGTGCGCTCCGGGGAGAGGCAGAGCCAGACGGCGACCTCCTCCGGCGGGTGGAAGGCCACGAGCTGGGCGACGAGCGCGCGCGCCGTGGCCGCCGTGCGCGGGACCTCGCCGACGAGGTCGATGCGGGTGAAGGCGCGGACCGCGACCGACAGCGGCAGGTCGGGGACGGTGGAGTGGGCGCGGACGAGCCGGCGCAGCGCGCTCGCGGACAGCGGCTCGAGGTCCTCGAACGGCGCCGTCTCCGGGGCGAGCAGGGGGCGGGCGAGCCGCTGCGGGCCGCGGCCGACCCGGACGACGAGGAAGTCGTCGTCGGCGGGACGCCGCTCCCAGAGGCGGGGACCCGACGCCGTGCGCCACAGGGCGCCGGGCTCGGGGTGCCGCCAGTCGAGCGCGCGGCGCTGCTGCTCCGCGGTGGCACGGGCCTGCCGGCGGACCTGGGCGAGGTAGCGCAGGTAGTCGCGCCGGTCGTCGTCGAGCTCGGCGCGCTTGCCCGCGCCCGGCCGCCCGATGCTCGTCGCGACCATGCCGAGCATCGAGACCCCGAACATGCCGCCCACGACGTAGGTCAGCGCCCCGCCGCCGCGCCCGGCGTACATGAACGCCATGGCCGCCGCGCCCGCGACCATCGGCAGCAGCGTCATCAGCTGCCCGAGCCCCTGGCGCACGACCGGCACCTGGGGCGGCGTGATGAGCGGCACCTCGCCGCCGGGGAGCTCGGGCGGCTCCTGGCGGGGCGGGCGGCGGAACGTCGTGGTGGTCATCGCGGGTCATTGTGCCCCCGGGCACGCATGCCGTCGTGCCCCCGGGCACGCATGCCGTCGTGCCCCCGGGCACGCATGCCGTCGTGCCCCCGGGCACGCAAGCCGTCGCGCCCCCGGGCACGCGTGCCGTCGCGTCCCCGTGCACCGGCAGCGGCACGGGCACCGCCAGCAGGTCGCCCCGCGAGCGGCTACCCTTCCCGCGTCTCGCCCGGGCACCGCCGGGCTGCGGAGGGGGAGCGCGCGTGGCGATCTCGGACACGGCCGGGCTCACCCGGGTCACGGTCGTGGCGCCGCACACGCGCGTCGACCTGGCGCTGCCGCACGCCGCGACCGTCGCCGAGCTGCTCGTCCCGCTGCTGCGGGTCACCGGCGAGGACCTCAGCTCGCCCGCGCTGCCCGACGCCCCCTGGACCCTCAGCCGCTTCGGCGCCCCCGCGCTCGACCCCGGCCGCAGCATCGAGTCGCACGGCGTGCGCGACGGCGAGGTCCTCTACCTCGCGCCCGCGCCCCAGGCGGCGCCCCCGCCGGTCTTCGACGACGTGGTCGACGCCGTGGCGACGGCCTCCGGCGACCCCCACCGCCGGTGGAGCTCGCTGTCGACGCGCACGGCGGGCCTGCTCTGCGCGCTCGCCGCGCTGCTCGCCGGCGCCCTCGTCGGCGTGCTCGCCGTCGGCCACGGGTCCCCGTCCACGGCGACCGCCGTCTCGACGACGGCCGCCTGCGGCGGCGCGGCGCTCGTCCTGCTCGTCCTCGCGGCGCTCGTCGCCCGGGCGTACGCCGACACGCTGGGCGCGGCGGTCGCCAGCTCCGGCGCCGTCGCCTACGCCGCGGCCACTGGCGTCTGCGCCGTGGTCCTCGCCGGCAGTGCCGCGACCGGCCGCGAGGCGCTCGCCGCCGGCGGCGGTCTGGCCCTGCTCGCGGTCGTCCTCGGCCTGCTCGCCGTCGGGGACTTCGCGGCCGCGCACCTCGGTGCCGCGCTCGCCGCCCTCGGCGCCGCTGCCGCCGGCGCGGGAGCCGTCGCGAGCGGGTCCCGGCCCGAGGACGTGGCCGCCGTCGTGGCGCCGGTCGCGCTCGCCCTGCAGGCCGTGCTGCCCGCCCTCGCCCTGCGCCTCGCCCGGCTGCCGCTCCCCCGCCTGCCCGCCGACCTCACCGGCCAGGCCCGCGACGACGAGGCGCTCGCCGGGGTCGACGCGCTCGTGCGCAGCCGGCTCGCCGCCGAGGTGCTCAGCGCCCTGCTGCTGGGCTCCGCGGCCGTGACCGCTGCCGCCGGCGCCGTGCTCGCGCTCGACGGCGGCACGGCCGCGCGCTGGCTCGCCGGCGTGCTCGCCGCCGCGCTGCTGCTGCGCACCCGGACGCACCCGGCGCGCCTGGAGCGCGCGGGCCTGCTCGTCGCCGGGCTCGTCCCCGCGGCGGCGCTGGTCGGCGTGCTCGTCGCCGGGGCCAGCGGGCCCGTACGCGCCGCGGCCGCCCTCCCCGCCCTGGGCGTGGTCGGGCTCGTCGTGCTGCTGGCGACGCTCGGCGGGACCGGCCGCGAGCCCTCGCCGTACTGGTGGCGGCTGCTCGACCTGCTCGAGGTCGTCGCGCTCGTGGCGGTCGTGCCGGTCGCGCTCGCCGTGCCGGGCACCTACGGCTACCTCCACGGCCTGGGCGGCTAGCGCAGGTCCATCCGCCGCTCGAGCTCGGTCGGCTCGACCTGCAGGCGGCGCACGCCCTCGCCGCGGACGAGCAGGAGGTGCCCGCCGGCCCGCGCGTCGGGGGTGCCCGTCGGGAGGACCCGCAGCCGCTCCCCCGCCTGGCGCAGCAGCTCGACCTGGTCGGCGGCGAGCAGCGCCGCGTCGGCGGCGTCGAGCACCGCGGCGGCCTCCGGGCCGGTGCCGCGCAGCACGGTGAGCAGGCAGCGCCACGGTCCGCCCGCGTCGAGCCGCACGGCGTCCGGCCGCGCGGCACCCCTGCCCCCGCCACCGGGGCGCGCCACCCTCGCGCGCTCCTGCACGAGGCGGTCCTGCACGAGCAGCAGCGGCGAGTGGGGGGACGCCCCCTCGGCGGCGCGCGTCGCGCCGGACACGACCTGGACCCGGTGCCGCCCGTCGCCGGCGGTGGTGAGCAGCGGCGCCCAGCCCTCGGGGCGGGTGGTGGCCACGGCGACGCGGGCGCCCACCGCCATGGCGCGGAACGCGACGACCCGGGCGAGCGCGAGGTCCGCCACGACGAGCCGGGTCGGCCGCGGGCGGAACAGCGCGAGCGCCACCGGCCACGGGTCCTCGCCGCGCCCGAGCAGCAGGCCGGCGGGCCCGGTCGGCGGCGCCGCGGAGACGAGCGAGGCGCGGTCCGCCACGAGGACCGGCACTCCAGGTGGGGCAGCAGCCGGGGAGCCCGACGACGCGGGCGCCTCCCCGGCCCAGCCGGCGTCGTCCCAGTCCTCCTGCAGGACCCCCTCGACCTGGCTCACGCGGCACGTCCCGGGCGGGGGCCGCGGGCGAGCGGGAGCGTGGCGAGCAGGCCCGGGCCGTGCGCGCCGTCGAGGCGGACGAGGCGGACCCCGAGCGCCGCGGCAGCCGCCTCCAGCTCCTCGCACGCACCGACGACGCGCGCGGCGGGCGAGGTCACCCGCAGGTGCGCCTGGACCCGCAGGGTCCTGGCGCGGTCGCGCTCGACGGCCACGGAGGAGCAGACCAGCGCGGCCCGCGGCAGCGCGAGCCCGGCGAGCGGCGAGGCGCTGCGCCGGGTCCAGCGGGCGACCGCCCAGCTCACGGAGGACAGGCCGCCCGCCTCGACCGCCGACCAGCCCTCGCGCGGGGGCTCCGGGCGGAGCAGACCGGGGTCGGCGTCGGCCGGGCCCTCGCCCGCTGGCGCCCCGGGGTCACGCACCGCGGTCTCGACGCCCGCGGCCTCGAGCACGGCGGCGACGGCGGCCGGGGCGTCGAGCAGGACCGGCACCAGCCCGGCGGCCTGCAGCCGGGCGACGAGCTGCGCGGTCGCCCCGAGCAGGGCCCGCTGCGCGCCCTCGGCCCCGCCGCCCCGCCGGGCCACGGCGCCCGGGCAGGCGCTCGGGTCCAGGCGCAGCGCGACCCAGGTGGAGCGGTGGGCCGGCAGGTCCCCGCCGGCGGCGGCGAGCAGCTCGGCGTACGAGAAGGCGGCAGGGTCCTCCGCGACCGCGAAGCGCGCCGCGGGCGCCGGGACCGTCGCACTCACCACCTGCACGGTGCGCACCCGCTGCTCCTCGTCGTCGAGCACCCCGGCGAGCAGCTCCCAGGGCAGCTCGGGGCCGGGCTCGGCCAGCACGCCGGGGGGATCGAGGCGCAGCACGCTGGTCCAGCCCGAGCCGTCGAAGACCAGCCCCACGCGCGCACCGGAGCGGTCGAGGAGCTCCTGCGCCTCGAACGGCGCGAGCAGGGTGCCGAGCGGGGCCAGGCGGGTGTCGCGCGGCGTCGGGGAGGACCGGCGCGTACGCCGGCGGAGGGCGGTGCTCGCGGCGAGGACCTCGAAGAGCCAGCGGCGTCGTACGCGGACGACGGCGAGCGCCACGACAGCGAGCGCCGGGACGAGCAGGACGAGGCCGACCCAGCGCTCGGCGGCCGTGGCGACGAGGACGGCGACGACGGCGAGCTCGACCGCGACGAGCTGGGCGACGTGGACGCGGCGCAGGGGGTCCGGGGAGGGGCGCCGCAGGGGTGGGCGCTGCTGGCCGCGGCGGCCCGCTCCGGAGCGGCGGCGCGGCTGGCGCTCGACGACGTCGCCCCTGCTCGCCACCGCACCTCCCCGTGCTCGGTCCCGTCCCTGCGCCCTCCGGGACCCCGGCAGCGAGCGCTTATGCTAAGCCGCTCGCGCGCGGCGCGAGGAAGCGGGCGGGAGGTGGGCGATGCGGTCGCGGCGCGACCAGGTGCACGCCTACGCGTTCCTCAACCGGCGGACCACCGACGCCCTCGTCGCCGGGAGCGCGGACTCGATCGGGCCGCACCTGCAGCGGCTCACCCGCACCCAGTTCTCCGGCGTGATGGCCGGGCTCGTCGCCCTCGCCGGCTTCGGCGTCGCCGGGCTCGTGAGCCCGGGCTCCGCGCGGCACTGGCAGCGCCAGGACGGGGTGGTCATCGAGAAGGAGACCGGCGCGCGCTACGCGTGGTACGCCGGGACCCTCCACCCCTCCCTCAACTACGCCTCCGCCCGGCTCGCGGTCGGCCCCGACAAGGCGACCTCGCGCGTGAGCCGCAGGTCGCTCTCCGGCGTCGCGCGCGACCCGCGCACCTCCGGCATCGACGGGGCGCCCGACTCGCTGCCCGGCGCGGGCAGCCTGCTCACGGCCCCGTGGTCGGTCTGCTCCTCCCCCGTGCTGGACGCGGCGGGGGACGCCGGCACCCGCCGCTCGACCACGCTCGCCGTCGGCACGCCCCCCGGCGCGCCGGTCGGGCGGGACACCGGCCTGCTCGTCACCGCCGCGGGGCAGCCGGCCGGCGGCGCGCTGCAGGTCGTGTGGGACGGGGCCCGGCACCGCATCGCCGGGCCCGCGGCGGCCGCCGCGCTCGGCCTGTCGGGGGAGCCCGCCCGCCAGGTGTCGCCCGCCTGGCTCGACGCCCTCCCGCAGGGAGCCGACCTCGCCGTCCCCGCACCCAGCGGCAGCGGCTCGGCGGGCCCGACCGTCGGTGGACGCCCGACGCGCGTCGGGGACGTCCTCGTCGCGACGCTGCCCCAGGGCAAGGAGTACGCCGTGGTCGCTGCCACCGGCGTCGTCCCCGTCTCGGCCCTGGCCGCCGGGCTCGAGCTGGCCGGCACGCCCTCGGCCACGTCGCGGGCGGTCCCCGTCGCGGCCCTCGCCTCCGCCCCGCAGGCCGCACGGCCGGCGGCGCTCGACCGGCTGCCCGCGGCTCCCCTGCGGCTGGCCGACGCGGACCCCGCCGCGCGCACCCTCTGCGTCACCCGCGCCGTGTCGGCGAGCGGCGCGGGGGCGGCAGAGGTGCGCGTGGCCGCCGCCGCTCCGACCGGCGTGCGACCCGCAGGCGGCAGCGCCTCCGCGGCCGCGCCGCTCGCGGACGCCGTCGCCCTGCCCGCCGGGAGCGCCGTGCTCGTCCGGGCCGAGCCGGCACCGGGCGTGCGCACCGGGACCCGCTACCTCGTCACGGGCACGGGGGTGCGCTTCCCGGTCGCGGACGACGACGCCCTGGCGAGCCTCGGCTACGCCGGTGCCGCGCCGCTCGAGGTCCCGCCGCTCGTGCTCGACCTGCTGCCGCAGGGGCCGCTGCTCAGCCGCGCTGCGGCGGTCGCGCCGGTGCCGGTCGCGACGGCGGCCCCGTCGGAGGCGCCGTCTCCCGCGCCCTCGGCTCCCGCTCCCCTGGGCGGCTGAGCCCGCGCCTGCCGGCGAGCAGGTCGAGGCCCGCGCCTGGCCCGGACGGGCTGGGGCGGGTTGCACCGCTCCGACGTCCGGGCTGCCAGCGCCGCCGCCGGCCCCGCGGCAGCACCATCGTGGCGACGGCGGCGAGCAGCGCCAGCCCGAGCCCCGCTCCTGCCGTGGCCAGCGCGACCGGCACCGCCGGCGAGCGGGGTGCGGCCCGGACGACCGGCGGCGGCGTCGGGTGCCCCGCCGGCCGGCCGGCCGCCCCCTCCGCCGGGAGCACCGCCGTCACCGCCGCCGCGACGTCGACGATCCCGGCGCCGAGCCCCTGGGTCCGCCCCTGCGGCGGGGCGTCGGCCGTCGCGACGATCCGCGCGACGACCTGCCGCGCGCTGAGCTCGGGGTGGTACGCCCGGACCAGCGCCGCCGTCCCCGCGACGAGCGGCGTCGCGAAGCTCGTGCCGCTCGCGGTGACGTAGCGGCCCGGGCCGTTCGCTCCCGCGGCGATGACGTCCTTGCCAGGTGCGGCGACCGCGACGTACGGTGCCGGGTGCGACACGTCCGCGACCGCGTCGGACTGGTCGCTCGCCCCCACGGCGAGCACACCTGGGTACGCCGCCGGGTAGAACGTCGGCGGCGTCCCGTCAGGAGCCGCCGGCACGCTGCCGGTGTCGTTCCCGGCGGCGGCGACCACGACGACGTCGCGGGACAGCGCGTACTGCACGGCGGCGGCGAGCTCCGGGGTGCTGCCCGGCGCGGTCACCGAGACGTTGACGACCTGCGCGCCCTGGTCGACGGCGGCCCGGAGGGCGAGCGCCAGGCCGTGGGCGTCGCCGCGCGGCTGCGCGCCCTGCACCTGCTCGGTCTGCCGGACCGCGAGGATGCGCGCCGCGGGCGCGATGCCCTCGAACGGCGAGCCCGCGACCGGGCGACCGGCGACGAGGCTCGCCACGGCGGTGCCGTGCCCGCTGCAGTCCGTCGTGCTCGGCCCCCCGGGGCGGCCCAGCACGTCGGGGCCGGCGACGACGGCGCCGCGCAGGTGCACCGACGCCGCGTCGACACCGCTGTCGATGACGGCGACCGT from Motilibacter rhizosphaerae includes these protein-coding regions:
- the eccD gene encoding type VII secretion integral membrane protein EccD, which codes for MAISDTAGLTRVTVVAPHTRVDLALPHAATVAELLVPLLRVTGEDLSSPALPDAPWTLSRFGAPALDPGRSIESHGVRDGEVLYLAPAPQAAPPPVFDDVVDAVATASGDPHRRWSSLSTRTAGLLCALAALLAGALVGVLAVGHGSPSTATAVSTTAACGGAALVLLVLAALVARAYADTLGAAVASSGAVAYAAATGVCAVVLAGSAATGREALAAGGGLALLAVVLGLLAVGDFAAAHLGAALAALGAAAAGAGAVASGSRPEDVAAVVAPVALALQAVLPALALRLARLPLPRLPADLTGQARDDEALAGVDALVRSRLAAEVLSALLLGSAAVTAAAGAVLALDGGTAARWLAGVLAAALLLRTRTHPARLERAGLLVAGLVPAAALVGVLVAGASGPVRAAAALPALGVVGLVVLLATLGGTGREPSPYWWRLLDLLEVVALVAVVPVALAVPGTYGYLHGLGG
- the eccE gene encoding type VII secretion protein EccE — its product is MASRGDVVERQPRRRSGAGRRGQQRPPLRRPSPDPLRRVHVAQLVAVELAVVAVLVATAAERWVGLVLLVPALAVVALAVVRVRRRWLFEVLAASTALRRRTRRSSPTPRDTRLAPLGTLLAPFEAQELLDRSGARVGLVFDGSGWTSVLRLDPPGVLAEPGPELPWELLAGVLDDEEQRVRTVQVVSATVPAPAARFAVAEDPAAFSYAELLAAAGGDLPAHRSTWVALRLDPSACPGAVARRGGGAEGAQRALLGATAQLVARLQAAGLVPVLLDAPAAVAAVLEAAGVETAVRDPGAPAGEGPADADPGLLRPEPPREGWSAVEAGGLSSVSWAVARWTRRSASPLAGLALPRAALVCSSVAVERDRARTLRVQAHLRVTSPAARVVGACEELEAAAAALGVRLVRLDGAHGPGLLATLPLARGPRPGRAA
- the eccB gene encoding type VII secretion protein EccB, with the translated sequence MRSRRDQVHAYAFLNRRTTDALVAGSADSIGPHLQRLTRTQFSGVMAGLVALAGFGVAGLVSPGSARHWQRQDGVVIEKETGARYAWYAGTLHPSLNYASARLAVGPDKATSRVSRRSLSGVARDPRTSGIDGAPDSLPGAGSLLTAPWSVCSSPVLDAAGDAGTRRSTTLAVGTPPGAPVGRDTGLLVTAAGQPAGGALQVVWDGARHRIAGPAAAAALGLSGEPARQVSPAWLDALPQGADLAVPAPSGSGSAGPTVGGRPTRVGDVLVATLPQGKEYAVVAATGVVPVSALAAGLELAGTPSATSRAVPVAALASAPQAARPAALDRLPAAPLRLADADPAARTLCVTRAVSASGAGAAEVRVAAAAPTGVRPAGGSASAAAPLADAVALPAGSAVLVRAEPAPGVRTGTRYLVTGTGVRFPVADDDALASLGYAGAAPLEVPPLVLDLLPQGPLLSRAAAVAPVPVATAAPSEAPSPAPSAPAPLGG
- the mycP gene encoding type VII secretion-associated serine protease mycosin, coding for MRSRRAAAALVPLLVLAPVLLPGPGARAATRECVRTTSATTPQPWQLSRLQPQRVWALTQGAGITVAVIDSGVDAASVHLRGAVVAGPDVLGRPGGPSTTDCSGHGTAVASLVAGRPVAGSPFEGIAPAARILAVRQTEQVQGAQPRGDAHGLALALRAAVDQGAQVVNVSVTAPGSTPELAAAVQYALSRDVVVVAAAGNDTGSVPAAPDGTPPTFYPAAYPGVLAVGASDQSDAVADVSHPAPYVAVAAPGKDVIAAGANGPGRYVTASGTSFATPLVAGTAALVRAYHPELSARQVVARIVATADAPPQGRTQGLGAGIVDVAAAVTAVLPAEGAAGRPAGHPTPPPVVRAAPRSPAVPVALATAGAGLGLALLAAVATMVLPRGRRRRWQPGRRSGATRPSPSGPGAGLDLLAGRRGLSRPGEREPRARETAPPTGPPSRPAPARPPQRG